In the Mycobacterium adipatum genome, one interval contains:
- a CDS encoding AAA family ATPase — MADQVMIILQGLPGAGKSTWAAAWRDAAPQRREVVNRDQIRFELFGVYSGLTAEQEAVVSDIESLRGDRALGAGLSVVVDATNLESAHREVWVMQAARHGVRAEVVTIDTSLQECLRRNRSRGAAGGRLVPEDIIRGMAAAAECF; from the coding sequence ATGGCAGATCAGGTGATGATCATTCTGCAGGGGCTGCCAGGTGCGGGTAAGTCCACGTGGGCGGCCGCGTGGCGCGATGCTGCCCCGCAGCGGCGGGAGGTGGTCAACCGCGATCAGATCCGTTTCGAGCTGTTCGGGGTGTACAGCGGCCTGACGGCGGAGCAGGAGGCTGTGGTGAGCGATATTGAGTCGCTGCGCGGCGATCGGGCGCTGGGCGCGGGCCTGTCGGTGGTGGTGGATGCCACCAACCTTGAAAGCGCCCATCGCGAGGTGTGGGTGATGCAGGCGGCCCGGCATGGGGTCCGGGCCGAGGTCGTCACGATCGACACGTCGCTGCAGGAGTGTCTGCGCCGCAACCGGTCGCGCGGTGCCGCTGGTGGGCGCCTGGTGCCCGAGGACATCATCCGTGGCATGGCAGCGGCCGCGGAGTGCTTCTAG